In Nitrospira sp., a single genomic region encodes these proteins:
- a CDS encoding DUF692 family protein produces the protein MVSTYFPQREFERRVDRIPGLGLGLSVDCYSPDLFALLDALACCDLRPAYLELFQATTGRLESVRRRLPAMPLAYHGEGLWVTQPDFPESPHLGARLDETVRQLRSIRSHWLNHECAAKEMGGVAFGTYLPPLYTATSADVVADNITLVQRELDLNWQTSSEDPPMFLLEMAPLTYFCAGDLGVPQFFRRVTDSVACGLVLDIGHLWTVYHYGRDGRHLSLEQFVQQFLNEFPLERVVEIHVAGLAEQDADTLGNAAVAHPAWIDAHDAPIPPVLWDLLEQTLAHPKLRHLRAVALEVDNKAVAVIADEFRRADRRFHHEIARLTAQGPRSPGQVGRPADRTVSPPGVTQQERDGLQTQYVRYAKIASGQVSPSGAEWQAVQEDGTGLARYVTSYLPNEILRWGGELTAMFPDTCRKLAQRGTALDEFVPWWFRDVRVVAEPYDFFLLKIARFLEFVRERAPQLWPLADREAKELRSAYADANEHRSPSVETNGEMSR, from the coding sequence ATGGTTTCCACGTATTTCCCACAGAGAGAATTCGAACGCCGCGTCGATCGGATTCCGGGTCTGGGTCTCGGTTTGTCGGTGGATTGCTACAGCCCCGATCTCTTTGCGCTTCTTGATGCCCTGGCCTGTTGTGATCTCCGGCCGGCCTACCTCGAACTGTTCCAGGCCACGACCGGCAGGCTCGAATCGGTTCGACGCCGGTTGCCGGCCATGCCGTTGGCCTATCACGGTGAAGGGCTCTGGGTCACGCAACCGGATTTTCCCGAATCTCCGCATCTCGGGGCAAGACTGGACGAGACCGTCCGGCAACTCCGCAGCATTCGGAGCCACTGGCTGAACCACGAATGTGCCGCCAAGGAGATGGGAGGGGTCGCCTTCGGGACCTATCTCCCACCTCTATATACGGCGACGAGCGCCGACGTGGTGGCGGACAACATCACCCTGGTACAGCGCGAGCTGGATCTGAATTGGCAGACGTCCTCGGAAGACCCCCCTATGTTTCTGCTGGAGATGGCTCCCCTGACCTACTTTTGTGCCGGCGACCTGGGAGTTCCACAATTCTTTCGGAGGGTGACGGACAGTGTCGCATGCGGTCTCGTGCTCGACATCGGGCATCTCTGGACGGTGTACCACTATGGAAGAGACGGGCGGCATCTGTCGCTGGAACAATTCGTCCAACAATTTCTCAACGAGTTTCCACTCGAGCGGGTGGTGGAAATCCATGTAGCCGGATTGGCGGAACAGGACGCGGATACCCTCGGCAACGCGGCCGTGGCGCATCCTGCGTGGATCGATGCCCACGACGCGCCGATCCCGCCAGTGCTGTGGGACCTGCTCGAACAGACACTGGCCCATCCTAAGCTCCGCCACCTTCGAGCTGTCGCCTTGGAAGTGGACAACAAGGCCGTGGCCGTAATTGCGGACGAGTTTCGCCGGGCCGATCGTCGATTCCATCATGAGATCGCGCGTCTGACGGCTCAGGGCCCTCGCTCGCCGGGGCAGGTCGGCAGACCGGCGGATCGGACCGTTTCTCCACCCGGCGTGACGCAACAGGAACGAGATGGATTGCAGACGCAATATGTTCGCTACGCGAAAATCGCTTCTGGCCAGGTGAGCCCCTCCGGGGCGGAGTGGCAGGCGGTGCAGGAGGACGGCACCGGATTGGCGCGATACGTAACCAGCTATCTGCCAAATGAAATTCTTCGATGGGGCGGTGAACTGACGGCCATGTTCCCGGACACTTGCCGGAAACTTGCGCAGCGCGGCACCGCGCTTGACGAATTCGTGCCCTGGTGGTTTCGCGACGTCCGGGTCGTCGCTGAGCCGTACGATTTCTTTCTCCTCAAGATCGCGCGGTTCCTCGAATTCGTGCGCGAGCGCGCTCCGCAGCTGTGGCCGCTCGCCGATCGGGAAGCCAAGGAGCTGCGGTCGGCCTATGCAGATGCGAACGAACATCGGTCGCCGTCCGTCGAGACGAATGGGGAGATGAGTCGATGA